A segment of the Methanoculleus sp. 7T genome:
AGACTGAATGGAGAGAAAACTTACTAGAGTGAGAGCCGAGGACGATCACGATCATGCCCCCACCTCCCGACGTGCACCCGTGCTCCTCATGATCTGGACGAGCGAGTTCAGGATCAACCCCGTCGTCATGAGAAGGAGGCCGAGGAAGAGGGCGGAGAACCCCAGGGTGAAGATGATGTAGTGGAACTGGGAGGTCTCGTAGAACGAGGAGAAGGTGTAGATGCCGGCACTGACGCCGACGCCGGCAAGGAGGAAGCCGGGGATGCCGAAGCTGAGGAGGGGCCTCTTGTAGCCGATGAGGCCGACGATCGTGGCCAGCACCCCGAAGCCGTGGGAGAGGGGGTTCATCTTGTGCTGGTTCGGGACGTCGTACCGCACCGAGATCGGGACTTCTTTAATTCTGAGGCCGCGGGAGGCGAAGTGGGCGATCATGTCTGACTCGATCGCATACCCCTCGGAGGCAAAGTCGAGGTTCGCGAGGGCCTTCCTGGAAAGGGCCCGGAAGCCTGACTGGGAATCTGTGGTCGGGCAGGCGCTCCCGACGGTGGTGGCGAGGGTGAGCACCTCCTGGCCGAGGCGGCGGTAGGCCGGGACCTTCGCCTTCTTGTCGAGGAAACGGGAGCCGATGACGAGGTCGGCCTCGCCGGCAAGGACAGGGGCGGCGACGGCCGGGATCTCGGCGGGGTCATGCTGGCCGTCGGCGTCCATCATGACGGCCGCCATGACGCCGAGGCTGCGGGCATGCTCGAGACCTGCCATCAGGGCAGACGCCTTGCCGCCGTTCTCGGGCATCCTGATAACGTCGGCACCGGCGAGGTCGGCGATCTCTGCCGGCTTGAAATACTGTATTCCCGTCGTCATGGCGTCGTCCAGCAGATGATCCTTTCATTCTCCAGCGGAAAAATGCTCCCATTTCTCACAGCACACGCCCGCCCTCGACAAACCAGTCCATAAAATATCGGAACGAGCGGTTCCGCCGCTTCGCAAGTCCGACGTCGAAACCGTCAAGAGCCGCCTGCATGAACTCGATCCGCGAGAC
Coding sequences within it:
- a CDS encoding glycosyltransferase family 2 protein, with the translated sequence MTTGIQYFKPAEIADLAGADVIRMPENGGKASALMAGLEHARSLGVMAAVMMDADGQHDPAEIPAVAAPVLAGEADLVIGSRFLDKKAKVPAYRRLGQEVLTLATTVGSACPTTDSQSGFRALSRKALANLDFASEGYAIESDMIAHFASRGLRIKEVPISVRYDVPNQHKMNPLSHGFGVLATIVGLIGYKRPLLSFGIPGFLLAGVGVSAGIYTFSSFYETSQFHYIIFTLGFSALFLGLLLMTTGLILNSLVQIMRSTGARREVGA